A portion of the Sulfuricella sp. genome contains these proteins:
- the nosD gene encoding nitrous oxide reductase family maturation protein NosD — MPAPDGACPPALLIGRVTMNRRAFGLLLLICLAHPFSVLGRPSLQSLVDATPPGSILRLSPGIYAGPVTLSRAIVLDGGGKAIIDGGGKRSVLRVNTGNAVVRGLILRNTGNSHDQMDSGIAIEGDSNRIEDNVIENALFGIVLKQSNHNRVRRNYIRSKPAELSMRGESVRLWNSINNRIENNDIADTRDFTLMNSPNNHVSGNSIRGSRYGMHLIFSPNCHIEGNHISNNATGIVVLNSDYITIRGNTLRHTAGIGGACIAIKKSNEILAEGNQIVHCATGILSDSPVGDMNRVVFRANRVAHNTTGIQLYGERGGHIFENNRFEKNLVQVVMSGSGDALSNRWHGNYWDDYQGFDLNHDGIGDTPHEIYAYADRIWIETPAATFFRNSPALELLDFLERLAPFSAPDLLVRDPRPRFSPM; from the coding sequence ATGCCTGCCCCTGATGGTGCCTGCCCGCCGGCTTTGCTGATCGGCCGCGTTACCATGAACAGGCGCGCTTTCGGTTTATTGCTGCTCATCTGCCTGGCTCACCCCTTTTCTGTTCTCGGCCGGCCATCGCTGCAGTCGCTGGTGGATGCAACGCCCCCTGGCAGTATTCTGCGTCTTTCTCCCGGGATCTACGCGGGCCCCGTGACGCTTTCCAGGGCTATCGTACTGGATGGGGGGGGCAAGGCCATCATTGATGGTGGCGGGAAAAGATCCGTCCTGCGGGTCAATACCGGCAATGCCGTGGTGCGAGGACTCATCCTTCGCAATACCGGAAACTCGCATGATCAAATGGATTCAGGGATCGCGATTGAAGGCGACAGTAACCGGATCGAAGATAATGTGATTGAAAACGCGCTTTTTGGCATCGTGCTCAAACAGTCGAATCACAACAGGGTGCGCCGAAATTACATACGCTCCAAGCCGGCAGAGTTGTCCATGCGCGGCGAGTCGGTCCGCCTCTGGAACAGTATCAACAACCGTATCGAGAATAATGACATCGCCGATACGCGCGACTTCACCTTGATGAATTCACCCAATAACCATGTTTCCGGCAATTCGATTCGCGGCAGCCGTTATGGCATGCACCTCATCTTTTCGCCTAATTGCCATATTGAAGGAAATCACATTTCAAACAACGCCACCGGCATTGTCGTGCTGAATTCGGATTACATCACGATCCGGGGCAACACTCTGCGGCATACTGCGGGTATCGGCGGCGCCTGCATTGCCATCAAGAAGAGCAACGAAATTCTGGCGGAAGGCAATCAGATTGTGCATTGTGCCACCGGCATTCTTTCCGACTCTCCGGTAGGAGACATGAACAGGGTTGTATTTCGCGCTAATCGCGTTGCGCACAACACGACGGGTATTCAGTTATACGGTGAGAGGGGAGGGCATATTTTTGAAAACAACCGTTTCGAGAAAAACCTGGTGCAGGTTGTGATGTCCGGCTCCGGGGATGCGCTATCCAATCGCTGGCATGGTAATTACTGGGATGATTACCAAGGCTTTGATCTCAATCATGACGGTATCGGCGATACGCCCCATGAGATTTATGCCTATGCTGACCGGATCTGGATCGAGACGCCTGCTGCAACCTTCTTCCGTAATAGTCCGGCTCTGGAATTGCTGGATTTTCTCGAGCGGTTGGCACCATTTTCCGCGCCTGACCTGCTTGTGCGTGACCCCAGGCCGCGTTTCTCTCCCATGTGA
- a CDS encoding type II toxin-antitoxin system prevent-host-death family antitoxin, with product MQTYTANEAKTRFGEFLDHAQREPVRVLRRDRVVGVMVSAQDYEAMRTFYANRLQHTLDEAANAAAQAGLTPKVLKALLADES from the coding sequence ATGCAAACTTATACCGCCAACGAAGCCAAGACCCGTTTCGGAGAATTCCTTGACCATGCACAGCGGGAGCCGGTGCGTGTGTTGCGCCGCGACCGCGTGGTAGGCGTGATGGTGAGCGCACAGGATTACGAAGCCATGCGCACGTTCTACGCCAATCGCCTGCAACACACGCTGGATGAGGCCGCCAATGCAGCGGCACAAGCGGGGCTGACGCCCAAGGTGCTGAAGGCGCTGCTGGCCGATGAAAGCTGA
- a CDS encoding putative toxin-antitoxin system toxin component, PIN family, producing the protein MKAEPPPRAGVVQAGTLRVVIDTNIWISAALSRDGAPARLVRQVLEHSLPVFSPATFAELETRLWRPKFDCYLSMELRRQILHDLDAAAHWVEVPPEIAACTHCRDADDDKFIHAALAAGAAWLVSGDQDLLDAPTVPGVRILSAADALRLPEFSAQ; encoded by the coding sequence ATGAAAGCTGAACCACCCCCGCGCGCCGGGGTGGTTCAGGCCGGGACGCTTCGGGTGGTAATCGACACCAATATATGGATCAGCGCTGCGCTCTCACGCGATGGCGCGCCCGCCCGATTGGTGCGCCAGGTACTCGAACACAGTTTGCCGGTGTTTTCGCCCGCCACCTTTGCCGAGCTTGAAACGCGGCTTTGGCGGCCCAAGTTTGATTGCTATCTGAGCATGGAACTGCGACGGCAAATCCTGCACGACCTGGATGCCGCTGCGCACTGGGTAGAGGTTCCGCCGGAAATCGCGGCATGCACCCATTGCCGGGATGCAGACGACGACAAATTCATCCATGCGGCACTGGCCGCCGGGGCTGCCTGGCTGGTATCGGGCGACCAGGATTTGCTCGATGCACCCACGGTTCCTGGCGTGCGCATACTTTCCGCTGCCGATGCGCTTCGGTTGCCCGAGTTCAGCGCCCAGTAA
- a CDS encoding type II toxin-antitoxin system RatA family toxin yields MALVEKSVLVLHSAQQMFDLVDGVELYPQFLPWCGGTDVKWRDEASTVATVMIDFHRIKQSFTTENAKQIPSLIEMKLQDGPFRHLDGSWRFTALNESACKVEFRLHYEFSSKLLESLVGPVFNHITSNFVDAFVERAEKVYGTT; encoded by the coding sequence ATGGCACTTGTAGAAAAATCGGTACTGGTTCTGCACTCGGCGCAGCAGATGTTCGACTTGGTGGATGGAGTGGAACTTTACCCGCAATTCCTTCCCTGGTGTGGAGGAACGGACGTGAAATGGCGCGACGAGGCAAGCACCGTGGCAACCGTCATGATCGACTTTCATCGCATCAAGCAAAGTTTTACCACTGAAAACGCCAAGCAGATCCCCTCGCTGATCGAAATGAAACTGCAGGATGGGCCCTTTCGCCACCTGGACGGCAGCTGGCGCTTCACCGCCCTCAACGAGAGCGCGTGCAAGGTCGAATTCAGGCTGCATTATGAATTCTCCAGCAAATTGCTGGAATCCCTGGTCGGCCCGGTGTTCAACCACATCACCAGCAACTTTGTGGACGCGTTCGTGGAGCGCGCCGAGAAAGTCTACGGAACAACATGA
- the smpB gene encoding SsrA-binding protein SmpB: MSIAQNKKAFHDFFIEERYETGMVLEGWEVKAIRAGRTNLKEAYVIIRSGEIFLIGCHISPLPTASTHIHPDPVRTRKLLLHAEEISKLIGKVERAGYTLVPLDMHYSKGRIKLEIGLAKGKKQHDKRDAEKDREWQREKEQVMKTAKRGAS; the protein is encoded by the coding sequence ATGAGCATTGCGCAGAACAAGAAAGCCTTCCACGATTTTTTTATCGAGGAAAGATATGAAACCGGAATGGTGCTGGAAGGCTGGGAAGTCAAGGCGATACGCGCCGGGAGGACGAATCTCAAGGAAGCCTACGTCATTATTCGCAGCGGCGAGATATTTCTCATCGGCTGCCATATCAGCCCACTGCCGACGGCCTCCACGCACATTCACCCTGACCCGGTACGCACACGCAAATTGCTGCTGCACGCAGAGGAAATCAGCAAACTGATCGGCAAGGTGGAACGCGCGGGCTATACGCTGGTGCCGCTCGACATGCACTATTCGAAGGGCCGGATCAAGCTGGAAATTGGTCTCGCCAAGGGCAAAAAGCAGCACGACAAACGCGACGCAGAGAAAGACCGGGAGTGGCAGCGGGAAAAAGAACAGGTCATGAAAACTGCCAAAAGAGGGGCAAGCTGA